AGCCCCATGCCAGTGGCTACCGGGTTGCCGTCGAGGAGCACCGTGGCCGAAAACTCCATGACGCCGCCGGGGCGGGCCTCGCCGGTGAGGTCGTAGCGCAGGTTCTTGCCGTTGCGCTGGGCCCACTCAATCAGCTTGCTCTTGAAGTTGGCCGTGGTCAGCGTCATCGACTTCACATCCACGTAGGGTTTAATGAGGCGGCTGAGCACAAACTTGCGGGCTGTTTTGTAACCTTGGTCGAGGTACACGGCGCCTACCAGCGCCTCCAGGGCGTTGCCATTCACGGAGCGCGACCGGGCGGCGCGGCCCTGGGCGGCGTCCAGCTGCACCAGCTTATCGAGCCCGATTTTGAGGGCGAGGCCGTTGAGGCTTTCTCGGTTCACGATGCGGCTGCGCATCTCGGTCAGAAAGCCCTCCTGTTCGTACGGAAACTTCCGAAACAGATACTCAGCCACCACCGTGCCCAGCACGGCGTCGCCGAGAAACTCCAGCCGCTCGTTGCTTTGGTGGCGGGCCTGCTCGCCCTGCTGGCGCACCACCGAGGAGTGCGTAAAGGCCAGCTGATACAGGCGCACGTTGTCGGGGGCGTGGCCGGTAAGTGTGGTAATGGCCTGCCGAAAGGCCCGGTCGCGGCCCAGCAGTCGGCGAAAAAAGCCAAACAACGGCAGGGGCTGACCGGGCCTAGGCATTACTCACGTACTTTACCAAACAGCACCGACGTGTTGTGGCCGCCGAAGCCGAAGGTGTTGTTCAGGGCCACGTTCACCTCGCGGGCCTGGGCTTGGTTGAACGTGAAGTTCAGCCGCTCGTCCAGCTCGGGGTCGTGGGTGGTGTGGTTGATGGTGGGCGGTACCACGCCGTGCTCCATAGCCAGCAGGCAGGCTACGGCCTCAATGGCGCCGGCCCCGCCCAGCAAGTGGCCGGTCATGCTCTTGGTAGAGCTGATGTTGAGGTTATAGGCATGCTCGCCGAACACCTGCTGAATGGCCTTTACCTCGGCCACGTCGCCCAGCGGGGTACTGGTGCCGTGGGTGTTGATGTAGTCCACGGCCGAGGCGTCGAGGCCGGCGTCGCGCAGGGCGTTTTTCATTACCAGCGTCACGCCGGAGCCCGAGGGGTCGGGGGCCGTCATGTGGTAGGCGTCGGCCGTCATGCCAGCGCCCAGCACTTCAGCGTAGATTTTGGCGCCGCGGGCCTTGGCGTGCTCGTACTCTTCCAGGATGAGGGCCCCGCCACCTTCACCCAGCACGAAGCCGTCGCGCTCCTTGTCGTAGGGCCGGGAGGCCGTTTCGGGCGCGTCGTTCCGCTCACTCATGGCCTTCATTGACGTGAAGCCGCCGATGCCCGACTCGTTGATAGCCGCTTCGGAGCCGCCGGTCACCATCACGTCGGCCTGGCCGAGACGGATGTAGTTGAAGGCGTCGATGATGGCATTCGAGGACGAGGCGCAGGCCGAGGTGGTCACGAAGTTGGGCCCCCGGAAGCCGTGCTTGATGGAAATCATGCCCGCCGACATGTCGCTGATCATCTTCACGATGAAGAAGGGCGAGAAGCGCGGTGTGCCGTCGCCCTGCCCGAAGGCTACGCACTCAGCCTGCAGGCTGGTGAGCCCCCCAATCCCCGAGCCCCATACCACCCCCACACGGTCTTTGTCGACGCCGCTTTCAACGAGGCCGGCGTGCTGAATGGCCTCGTCGGCGGCAATCAGGGCGAAGTGGGTAAACAGGTCCAGCTTGCGGCCTTCTTTCCGGTCGAAGTAATCGTCCGGGTTGTAGTTCTTCACCTCGCAGGCGAAGCGCGTTTTGAACTTGCTGGCATCGAAGCGGGTGATGGGGGCGGCCCCGCTCACACCGGCTTTCAGCCCTTCCCAGTAAGCGGGGGCGGTGTTGCCCAGCGGGGTGATGGCACCCAGGCCGGTCACGACAACTCTCCGAAGAGACATAGGCAGGCGCAGAGAAGCGAAAGGAAGACGTACTAAAAAAGCAAAACGGCCGGCGGCAGGCCGGCCGGTAAGCAAGTCGGGGGTAGCAGGTATTGGGTAGTAAGTAGTAGGTAACTAGCTTAAAGGATGGCCGGCGACACGCTTGGCTACACCTTCTAATTACCTAATACCAACTACCTAATACTCAGTACTATTTGGCGTGCTCTTCGAGGTAGCTGATAGCTTGGCCCACGGTGGCAATGTTCTCGGCCTGGTCGTCCGGAATCGACACGTTGAATTCTTTTTCAAATTCCATGATCAGCTCGACGGTGTCCAGCGAGTCGGCACCCAGGTCGTTGGTGAAGCTGGCCTCCGGAGTAACTTCCGAAGCTTCTACGCCGAGTTTATCGATGATGATGGCCTTTACTTTTTCTGCAATTTCAGACATTTCCGTGGGGGTTTGAAGAAAACTCGGCACAAATAACACCATCTTCCCTAACATTGTCAAACATCCCCGCCCGATTCTTCCCGGTACAAGATTATGACTGTCGGGGTTCCTTTCGGGTACGGCGGTGCTTACTTTTGCCGCTTCTTTGCCCTGCTGCCACCCATGAAAACCCTTACGCTCGACGTTGACTACGACTGCGACTTCGACCTGTTCGGGCTGGTGTCGTCGTCGCGGGAGCATACGCTGGCCTGGGTGCTGAACCGGGTGCTGCACCTGCGCCTGGTGAAGCAACCCGACCTGGTGTACGACCTGCTGGCGCGCGGGCGCTTGGTCATCAGCAACTACCTGCACGCCACCGAGCATCTGACCCTGCGCCTGCTGCGCAACCGCTCCGTAGACCCGTCGCCGCTGAAAAAGCCCTTCCTGGCCCCCGATATCAAGGAGTACGACTACTTGCTGCAAATCAGCAACGGCGTGGGCGGACTGGCTGCCCCCGCTCTGCTGGCCAGCCTTGACGCCCTGCCCGAGGTGCAGCTCGTCAGCCAGCTCGACCCCAATTCCTTGCAATTCAAAGAAAATCTGCTCTTTTGAGGCACGTACTACCACAGGAATGTAACGCGACCCGCGGGAAGGCGAAGCCAAGTTTTACTTCGCGACGCGCTAGAACGAGGCTATGTAAACGGTTTCGTTCTGACGCCTCGTGAAGTAAAACTTGACTTCGCCTTCCCGCGGGTCGCGTTACATTGGTTTTCACCGTACAATGCTGCGCGCATTGTCGCGCATTGTAACTAGTCTGTCTAAAAACTAAGACCCCAAGCTCCTAAGCCCCTACTCATGGAACCTCGTCCGCATTTCAATAGAACCAAGATTGTTGCCACCGTTGGGCCGGCGTCCAACACTTACGAGAAGCTGGGTATGCTTATTCGTGAGGGTGTGGATGTGTTCCGCCTCAACTTCTCCCACGGCTCCCATGAAGACCACTTGTCGGTGATTAATACCGTGCGCCGCCTCAACAAGGATATGCGCACGCACGTGGGCTTGCTCCAAGACTTGCAGGGGCCCAAAATCCGGTTGGGCGAAGTAGAAGGCGGGGGCGTGGAAATCAAGCCCGGCGACAAAATCAAGCTGGTGTGCGGGGAGAAGGAAATCAGCACGGCCACGCGCCTGAGCACGATTTACCTGGGCCTAGCCCGCGACGTGAAGCCCGGCGACATGATTCTGATTGACGACGGCAAGATTGAGTTGCGCGTGCTGGCCACCGACCGGGACAAGGAAGTGGACGTGGAGGTGATTTACGGCGGCCTCGTAAAGCCCCGCAAGGGCATCAACCTGCCCGACTCCGAAGTGTCGGCCCCGAGCATGACCGAAAAGGACATCGAAGACCTGAAATTCGGCCTCGACAATGACGTGGACTGGATTGCCCTGTCGTTTGCGCGCCGCGCCGAGGACATCCGCTTCATCAAAAATCTGATTGCCGAAAGTGGCAAGATGGCGCGCGTTATTGCCAAGATTGAGACGCCGGAAGGCCTGCGCAACCTCGATGAAATCATTGCCCTGACCGACGCCGTGATGGTGGCCCGCGGCGACCTAGGCGTGGAGGTGAAGATGGAAGAGGTGCCGATGGCCCAGAAACTGATTGTAGAGAAGTGCAATAAGGCCGGCAAGCCCGTCATCGTGGCCACGCAAATGATGGAGAGTATGATTTCGGCCCCCCGCCCCACCCGCGCCGAAACCAGCGACGTAGCCAACGCCGTGATGGACGGGGCCGATGCCCTGATGCTGTCGGCGGAAACGGCCGTGGGCCAGTACCCGGCCGAGGTGATTCGCTCCATGGTGGGCACCATCAGCAGCGTGGAAAGCCGCATGCCCAGCCTGTTTCACCACTGGTACCCCATCACTCCGGAGTCGCCCACGTTTATGGTGGACAGTGTGCTGTCGGCGGCCTGCCACTTGGCCAAAAACACGGGCGCCAAGGCCATTACCGGCATGACCCACCGCGGCTACACGGCCTTCCAGATTGCCAAGTACCGTCCCAAAGCCAACATCTTCATCTTCACCGACAACCGCCCCCTGCTCACGACCCTGAGCCTGATTTGGGGCGTGCGTGGCTTCTACTACGACCGGA
This region of Hymenobacter sp. YIM 151500-1 genomic DNA includes:
- the pyk gene encoding pyruvate kinase, with translation MEPRPHFNRTKIVATVGPASNTYEKLGMLIREGVDVFRLNFSHGSHEDHLSVINTVRRLNKDMRTHVGLLQDLQGPKIRLGEVEGGGVEIKPGDKIKLVCGEKEISTATRLSTIYLGLARDVKPGDMILIDDGKIELRVLATDRDKEVDVEVIYGGLVKPRKGINLPDSEVSAPSMTEKDIEDLKFGLDNDVDWIALSFARRAEDIRFIKNLIAESGKMARVIAKIETPEGLRNLDEIIALTDAVMVARGDLGVEVKMEEVPMAQKLIVEKCNKAGKPVIVATQMMESMISAPRPTRAETSDVANAVMDGADALMLSAETAVGQYPAEVIRSMVGTISSVESRMPSLFHHWYPITPESPTFMVDSVLSAACHLAKNTGAKAITGMTHRGYTAFQIAKYRPKANIFIFTDNRPLLTTLSLIWGVRGFYYDRMVSTDGTVSDIKYILTTTGHLSKGDVFINTASMPINEKGKTNMVKVSVA
- the fabF gene encoding beta-ketoacyl-ACP synthase II — translated: MSLRRVVVTGLGAITPLGNTAPAYWEGLKAGVSGAAPITRFDASKFKTRFACEVKNYNPDDYFDRKEGRKLDLFTHFALIAADEAIQHAGLVESGVDKDRVGVVWGSGIGGLTSLQAECVAFGQGDGTPRFSPFFIVKMISDMSAGMISIKHGFRGPNFVTTSACASSSNAIIDAFNYIRLGQADVMVTGGSEAAINESGIGGFTSMKAMSERNDAPETASRPYDKERDGFVLGEGGGALILEEYEHAKARGAKIYAEVLGAGMTADAYHMTAPDPSGSGVTLVMKNALRDAGLDASAVDYINTHGTSTPLGDVAEVKAIQQVFGEHAYNLNISSTKSMTGHLLGGAGAIEAVACLLAMEHGVVPPTINHTTHDPELDERLNFTFNQAQAREVNVALNNTFGFGGHNTSVLFGKVRE
- the rnc gene encoding ribonuclease III, whose protein sequence is MPRPGQPLPLFGFFRRLLGRDRAFRQAITTLTGHAPDNVRLYQLAFTHSSVVRQQGEQARHQSNERLEFLGDAVLGTVVAEYLFRKFPYEQEGFLTEMRSRIVNRESLNGLALKIGLDKLVQLDAAQGRAARSRSVNGNALEALVGAVYLDQGYKTARKFVLSRLIKPYVDVKSMTLTTANFKSKLIEWAQRNGKNLRYDLTGEARPGGVMEFSATVLLDGNPVATGMGLSKKQAEQLAAERALEVLGV
- a CDS encoding acyl carrier protein, with the translated sequence MSEIAEKVKAIIIDKLGVEASEVTPEASFTNDLGADSLDTVELIMEFEKEFNVSIPDDQAENIATVGQAISYLEEHAK
- a CDS encoding IPExxxVDY family protein; its protein translation is MKTLTLDVDYDCDFDLFGLVSSSREHTLAWVLNRVLHLRLVKQPDLVYDLLARGRLVISNYLHATEHLTLRLLRNRSVDPSPLKKPFLAPDIKEYDYLLQISNGVGGLAAPALLASLDALPEVQLVSQLDPNSLQFKENLLF